A single genomic interval of halophilic archaeon DL31 harbors:
- a CDS encoding Protein of unknown function DUF2144 (PFAM: Protein of unknown function DUF2144~KEGG: hla:Hlac_0566 rpo operon protein) — protein sequence MTTDAVHTATLSVSYPTHESAALVAESLRPEVDRIDDDDRATATVAREANAVEITVRATDLVALRAGTASWIRLLEVAEQVAGVDA from the coding sequence GTGACGACCGACGCGGTCCACACCGCGACCCTTTCGGTTTCGTACCCTACCCACGAGAGCGCCGCGCTCGTCGCCGAGAGCCTGCGCCCGGAGGTCGACCGCATCGACGACGACGACCGGGCGACGGCGACTGTCGCTCGCGAGGCCAACGCGGTCGAGATTACCGTTCGGGCGACGGACCTCGTCGCGCTTCGGGCGGGCACCGCGAGTTGGATCCGGCTGCTTGAGGTCGCCGAGCAGGTGGCTGGCGTCGACGCCTAA
- a CDS encoding tRNA pseudouridine synthase D (TIGRFAM: Pseudouridine synthase, TruD~HAMAP: tRNA pseudouridine synthase D~KEGG: hbo:Hbor_25520 hypothetical protein~PFAM: Pseudouridine synthase, TruD), whose amino-acid sequence MREAHSRERIVGIDWYASDADGVGGRLRDRPADFRVRELEAFATEPVEADTGDYPYLVLRASLTGWDTNDFASRLSDALSISRERVDWAGTKDKYAVTTQLFSIYDADPADLPEIRDAEIEVVGRAGRHLSYGDLAGNAFEITVRDPKSPENADEITEQLRAFAGDSDRAGVPNIFGHQRFGSRRPVTHEVGLHIVRGEWRGAVLSYVGNPFETEPEDTQSARGFVDEQAVSDEPDWDACLDRMPRKLGYERSMLHRLRERETGSGDPSAGSDQETPDPWRYALEAVPSNLQRLFVNAAQSYAFNRILSERLERGLPFERPVTGDVCCFADNAIDAVRKPDPDRLQRATESRVDVLTRHCERGRAFVTAPLIGTETEFAEGEPGDIEREVFDDLGLEPSMFSLPGEFDSTGTRRAVLVDSALAVTHDPLTFEFALPSGSYATAVLREYLKTDPGSL is encoded by the coding sequence ATGCGCGAGGCCCACTCCCGCGAGCGAATCGTCGGCATCGATTGGTACGCTAGCGACGCCGACGGGGTCGGCGGCCGCCTCCGCGACCGCCCGGCGGATTTCCGTGTTCGGGAACTCGAGGCGTTCGCCACCGAGCCTGTCGAGGCCGACACCGGCGATTACCCGTATCTCGTCCTCCGAGCCAGCTTGACCGGCTGGGACACCAACGATTTCGCCAGCCGGCTCTCCGACGCGCTCTCGATCTCCCGCGAGCGGGTCGACTGGGCCGGCACCAAAGACAAGTACGCCGTCACCACACAGCTCTTCTCGATTTACGACGCCGACCCAGCCGATTTGCCGGAGATCCGCGACGCAGAAATCGAGGTGGTCGGACGGGCCGGACGACACCTCTCCTACGGCGACCTCGCGGGCAACGCCTTCGAGATTACCGTTCGAGACCCCAAGAGTCCTGAGAACGCCGACGAGATTACCGAGCAACTCCGAGCGTTCGCCGGCGACAGCGACCGTGCGGGTGTCCCGAACATCTTCGGTCACCAGCGCTTCGGCAGCCGCCGGCCCGTCACCCACGAGGTCGGCCTCCACATCGTCCGCGGCGAGTGGCGCGGTGCGGTGCTGTCCTACGTCGGCAACCCCTTCGAGACAGAGCCTGAAGACACGCAATCGGCCCGCGGCTTCGTCGACGAGCAGGCGGTGAGTGACGAGCCCGACTGGGACGCCTGCCTCGACCGGATGCCCAGGAAACTGGGCTACGAGCGGTCGATGCTTCACCGCCTCCGCGAGCGGGAGACCGGGAGCGGTGACCCCAGTGCGGGCAGCGACCAGGAGACACCCGACCCGTGGCGCTACGCGCTGGAAGCGGTCCCCTCGAACTTGCAGCGGCTGTTCGTCAACGCCGCACAGTCCTACGCGTTCAACCGCATTCTGAGCGAGCGCCTGGAGCGAGGACTGCCGTTCGAGCGCCCCGTCACCGGCGACGTGTGCTGTTTCGCGGACAACGCAATAGATGCCGTCCGTAAGCCCGACCCGGACCGCCTCCAGCGCGCGACCGAGAGCCGGGTCGACGTACTCACGCGCCACTGCGAGCGCGGGCGGGCATTCGTCACCGCCCCGCTCATCGGGACCGAAACCGAGTTCGCTGAGGGCGAACCGGGTGACATCGAGCGCGAGGTGTTCGACGACCTCGGGCTGGAGCCCTCGATGTTCTCACTCCCGGGAGAGTTCGACTCCACCGGGACGCGTCGGGCGGTGCTGGTCGACTCGGCGTTGGCTGTGACACACGACCCGCTCACCTTCGAGTTCGCGTTGCCCTCGGGGAGCTACGCGACGGCGGTGCTCCGGGAGTATCTGAAGACCGACCCCGGCTCCCTGTAG
- a CDS encoding protein of unknown function DUF502 (PFAM: Protein of unknown function DUF502~KEGG: hut:Huta_2020 protein of unknown function DUF502) has translation MTRWKRDFASGLVVVLPVLVLALVLQWAIRKLLSLPPAVNAQWLSAFQAQVAEVVVTIALFAALTLAAGYLMRTTAGRVVERMFDDVINQMPGFRVVYNASKLAVETAVSGTDDLQKPVKLEPWQGMRMTAFKTGKSTEDGRDVVFMPTAPNITTGFVMEVEPADYVETDEQVEEALTRILSAGFGESEKEGIPINVVDEAATDDRDR, from the coding sequence ATGACCCGGTGGAAGCGGGATTTCGCGAGTGGTCTTGTGGTTGTCCTCCCCGTCCTCGTTCTCGCACTCGTCCTCCAGTGGGCGATTCGGAAGCTGCTCAGCCTCCCACCCGCAGTGAACGCACAGTGGCTCAGCGCGTTCCAGGCACAGGTCGCGGAGGTGGTCGTGACCATCGCGCTGTTCGCGGCCCTCACGCTCGCAGCGGGCTACCTGATGCGCACGACCGCGGGGCGGGTCGTCGAGCGCATGTTCGACGACGTCATCAACCAGATGCCGGGGTTCCGCGTCGTCTACAACGCCTCGAAACTGGCGGTGGAGACCGCAGTCTCGGGGACCGACGACCTCCAGAAGCCGGTGAAACTCGAGCCCTGGCAGGGGATGCGGATGACCGCCTTCAAGACCGGCAAATCCACCGAAGACGGCCGCGACGTTGTGTTTATGCCGACTGCACCGAACATCACGACGGGGTTCGTGATGGAGGTCGAACCAGCGGACTACGTCGAGACCGACGAGCAGGTCGAGGAGGCACTGACCCGCATCCTCTCGGCCGGTTTCGGGGAGTCCGAGAAAGAGGGAATTCCCATCAACGTCGTTGACGAGGCGGCTACTGACGACCGGGACCGGTGA
- a CDS encoding DNA-directed RNA polymerase subunit P (KEGG: hla:Hlac_0565 DNA-directed RNA polymerase subunit P~HAMAP: DNA-directed RNA polymerase subunit P~SMART: RNA polymerase Rbp10): MSYKCSRCKRDVTLDEYGGVRCPYCGHRVLLKERGGDVKEVDVK, from the coding sequence ATGAGCTACAAGTGCTCCCGCTGTAAGCGCGACGTCACCCTCGACGAGTACGGCGGCGTGCGCTGTCCCTACTGCGGTCACCGCGTCCTGCTGAAGGAACGCGGCGGTGACGTGAAGGAAGTCGACGTGAAGTGA
- a CDS encoding Protein of unknown function DUF2103, metal-binding protein (PFAM: Protein of unknown function DUF2103, metal-binding~KEGG: hvo:HVO_0656 hypothetical protein), whose amino-acid sequence MDCRQCRSELDRPGDYCLACDTANCDAVVAAFERQRATLTFLRDPPEHAEDEAPEIVGETTVTTIPEADPEAEVVELRNFAGKVADEIRRKRPEGVYAAGAREPLRECRAQLHHQFYRVPEENPVEWVRSQRGEPSLEVVETPPKEKLGGSHSTLIGGRNGRNVVNTVAAHPNVKKLIPGPIEAGGGGSRGGVRAKATRAGQNGNVRLLIRDGSSVQENRVVTTARDRESGERIRADLNEALTEEGYREG is encoded by the coding sequence ATGGACTGTCGGCAGTGTCGCTCGGAACTCGACCGGCCGGGTGACTACTGTCTGGCCTGCGACACCGCCAACTGTGACGCCGTCGTCGCCGCCTTCGAGCGCCAGCGCGCGACGCTTACCTTTCTCCGAGATCCGCCCGAACACGCCGAGGACGAGGCCCCCGAAATCGTCGGGGAGACCACCGTCACCACGATTCCCGAGGCAGACCCCGAAGCAGAGGTGGTCGAACTCCGGAACTTCGCCGGCAAAGTGGCCGACGAAATTCGCCGGAAGCGCCCGGAGGGGGTGTACGCCGCTGGGGCGCGCGAGCCGCTGCGGGAGTGTCGGGCCCAGCTCCACCACCAGTTCTACCGCGTCCCCGAGGAGAACCCCGTGGAGTGGGTGCGGAGCCAGCGCGGCGAGCCCTCACTCGAGGTGGTCGAGACGCCGCCGAAGGAGAAACTCGGCGGCTCACACAGCACCCTCATCGGCGGGCGGAACGGCCGAAACGTGGTGAACACCGTCGCCGCCCACCCCAACGTGAAGAAGCTGATTCCGGGGCCAATCGAAGCCGGTGGGGGCGGGAGCCGAGGCGGGGTGCGCGCGAAAGCGACGCGAGCGGGACAGAACGGGAACGTTCGGCTCCTGATTCGTGACGGCTCGAGCGTGCAGGAGAACCGCGTCGTCACGACGGCGCGGGACCGCGAGAGCGGCGAGCGCATCCGCGCAGACCTGAACGAAGCGCTCACTGAGGAAGGGTACCGCGAAGGGTGA
- a CDS encoding Ribosomal L37ae protein (PFAM: Ribosomal protein L37ae~KEGG: hla:Hlac_0564 ribosomal L37ae protein), producing the protein MAEKKARSVGSAGRFGARYGRVSRRRVSEIEAGMENATVDGDSVKRIGTGIWKNEETGETFTGGAYRPETPGGRSVKRSIRAALSEDSE; encoded by the coding sequence ATGGCTGAGAAGAAGGCACGGTCCGTCGGTAGCGCCGGCCGCTTCGGCGCGCGCTACGGCCGGGTGTCGCGGCGGCGCGTCTCCGAGATCGAGGCCGGAATGGAGAACGCGACGGTCGACGGCGACTCCGTGAAACGAATCGGGACGGGTATCTGGAAGAACGAGGAAACTGGCGAGACGTTCACCGGCGGCGCCTACCGGCCGGAGACGCCCGGCGGGCGCTCGGTCAAGCGCTCCATCCGCGCGGCGCTCTCCGAGGATAGCGAGTAG
- a CDS encoding hypothetical protein (KEGG: hma:rrnAC2875 hypothetical protein): MYIEYDRDTCIGMFQCVAAWDAFEKDMDAGKAVLVDGEETEEDLFRRETPEDAELDAKFAARACPVDAISVYDDDGEQVV, translated from the coding sequence ATGTACATCGAGTACGACCGAGACACCTGTATCGGGATGTTCCAGTGCGTCGCGGCGTGGGACGCCTTCGAGAAGGATATGGACGCCGGGAAGGCCGTCCTCGTCGATGGTGAGGAGACCGAGGAAGACCTGTTCCGCCGCGAAACCCCTGAAGACGCCGAACTCGACGCGAAGTTCGCCGCGCGGGCCTGCCCCGTCGACGCTATCAGCGTCTACGACGACGACGGCGAGCAGGTCGTCTGA
- a CDS encoding hypothetical protein (KEGG: hwa:HQ1571A hypothetical protein), whose amino-acid sequence MTVLPVLGDGLLTLLLTTVLQQHSDGGLFSKFVTTATGWGGLAIIFIYSFLIAFALPGVSEIVLFAPLELGLSDWERMAIIIFVSGVGKAAGSVFAFHLGQEAKQSGPVTKALRKSPVDVVEWSEKKVIVLAKKFGYAGLALALCVPGFPDTLSIYAFSVLEEDYLKFAVATFVGSVGRLVVTLAAIHSFQFLAA is encoded by the coding sequence ATGACCGTGCTACCGGTTCTCGGGGATGGGTTGCTCACGCTGCTCTTGACAACGGTGCTGCAGCAACACAGCGACGGGGGACTGTTCTCGAAGTTCGTCACGACGGCGACTGGCTGGGGTGGGCTGGCCATCATCTTCATCTACTCGTTCCTCATCGCCTTCGCGCTGCCGGGCGTGAGCGAGATCGTCCTGTTCGCGCCGCTAGAACTCGGGCTGAGCGACTGGGAGCGGATGGCGATCATCATATTCGTCTCCGGGGTTGGGAAAGCGGCTGGCTCAGTGTTCGCGTTCCACCTCGGACAGGAGGCCAAGCAGTCCGGGCCCGTGACGAAGGCGCTGCGGAAGTCCCCCGTCGACGTGGTCGAGTGGTCCGAGAAGAAAGTGATCGTGCTCGCGAAGAAGTTCGGCTACGCGGGCCTCGCACTTGCACTGTGTGTTCCTGGTTTCCCCGACACGCTGTCGATTTATGCCTTCTCCGTTCTGGAGGAAGATTACCTCAAGTTCGCCGTCGCAACGTTCGTCGGGAGCGTCGGCCGGTTGGTCGTGACCCTCGCGGCCATCCACAGCTTCCAGTTCCTCGCCGCCTGA
- a CDS encoding Methionyl-tRNA synthetase (PFAM: Aminoacyl-tRNA synthetase, class I (M); tRNA-binding region~TIGRFAM: Methionyl-tRNA synthetase, class Ia~HAMAP: Methionyl-tRNA synthetase~KEGG: htu:Htur_0808 methionyl-tRNA synthetase): MSHEEFPTNRPAVVTCGLPYANGDLHIGHLRGYTAADAVNRSLKKLGQQSAYVCGSDMHGTPIAVNAAKQGISPEELAMPYHEEYKETFPKFNVEFDNYGHTHDETNTELTREFVERLEAEGYVYEDEILVAWDPEQDQPLPDRYVEGTCPYCGEQARGDECDEGCGRHLEPGEIEDPVSTLTGNPAEYREREHKYFAVSELSDYLSGFLDRVEGTSNAKNQPREWIEEGLQDWCITRDMDWGIDYPGEEELVLYVWVDAPIEYVSSTKQYSERVGADEYDWEEVWGRPASGASGTTSDESNGSDGGDGGEIVHVIGRDIIQHHTIFWPAMLHATGHAEPRAVCATGFVTIDGKGLSTSRNRAVWAKEYLDEGFHPDLLRYYLTTMGGFQQDLDFTWERFQERVNGELVGTVGNFVYRSMLFAARNFDGTPDAAVSDDVADRIDEAVEAFHEAVKNYDMRNAGDAAVKLAQFGNEYIQQHEPWKLDDGSEEQAAVIRDCLQVGTAVGLLLEPICPGKAETLWTQLDIDVDVHTADTDAVHTEPGAFNEPDELFEKVADERVEELDEALATKIAAATGGADEDEGEDEEADPEESDMSESDTDIDMDIEPLAEDRIDFDTFESVDIRVGRIESAEGIEGADKLAKLEVDIGAETRQIVAGIKQLHDLDSLVGEKVVVLANLEKAELFGVESNGMVLAAGDDADLLTTHGDALPGTKVR, translated from the coding sequence ATGAGTCACGAGGAGTTCCCCACCAACAGACCCGCGGTGGTGACGTGTGGGTTGCCGTACGCCAACGGCGACCTGCACATCGGTCACCTGCGGGGGTACACCGCCGCAGACGCGGTGAACCGCTCGCTGAAGAAGCTAGGCCAGCAGTCGGCGTACGTCTGTGGCTCGGACATGCACGGTACGCCGATTGCGGTCAACGCCGCCAAACAGGGCATCAGCCCCGAAGAACTGGCGATGCCGTATCACGAGGAGTACAAGGAGACGTTCCCGAAGTTCAACGTCGAGTTCGACAACTACGGCCACACCCACGACGAGACGAACACTGAACTCACCCGGGAGTTCGTCGAGCGCCTCGAGGCCGAGGGTTACGTCTACGAGGACGAAATCCTCGTCGCGTGGGACCCCGAGCAGGACCAGCCGCTGCCGGATCGCTACGTCGAGGGCACCTGCCCGTACTGCGGCGAACAGGCCCGCGGTGACGAGTGTGATGAGGGCTGTGGTCGCCACCTCGAACCCGGCGAGATCGAAGACCCCGTCTCGACGCTGACGGGCAACCCCGCCGAGTACCGCGAGCGTGAGCACAAATACTTCGCCGTCTCCGAGCTGTCGGACTACCTCTCGGGGTTCCTCGACCGGGTTGAGGGCACCTCGAACGCCAAGAACCAGCCCCGCGAGTGGATTGAAGAGGGGCTGCAGGACTGGTGTATCACGCGGGACATGGACTGGGGTATCGACTATCCCGGCGAAGAGGAGCTCGTGCTCTACGTCTGGGTCGACGCCCCCATCGAGTACGTCTCCTCCACCAAGCAGTACTCTGAGCGTGTCGGCGCCGACGAGTACGACTGGGAGGAAGTGTGGGGTCGTCCCGCGAGCGGAGCGAGTGGGACCACGTCGGACGAGTCCAACGGCAGTGACGGCGGCGATGGCGGCGAAATCGTCCACGTCATCGGCCGGGACATCATCCAGCACCACACCATCTTCTGGCCAGCGATGCTGCACGCCACGGGCCACGCCGAGCCGCGTGCGGTCTGTGCGACGGGCTTCGTCACCATCGACGGCAAGGGGCTCTCGACCAGCCGGAACCGCGCGGTCTGGGCCAAGGAGTATCTCGACGAAGGGTTCCACCCGGATCTCCTGCGCTACTACCTCACCACGATGGGTGGGTTCCAGCAGGATCTGGACTTCACCTGGGAGCGCTTCCAGGAGCGAGTCAACGGCGAACTCGTTGGGACGGTCGGGAACTTCGTCTACCGCTCGATGCTCTTTGCCGCTCGGAACTTCGACGGCACCCCCGACGCGGCGGTGAGCGACGATGTCGCTGACCGCATCGACGAGGCCGTCGAGGCGTTCCACGAAGCAGTGAAGAACTACGACATGCGCAACGCGGGCGACGCCGCGGTGAAACTCGCGCAGTTCGGCAACGAGTACATCCAGCAGCACGAACCGTGGAAGCTCGACGACGGCAGCGAGGAGCAGGCGGCCGTCATCCGTGACTGCCTGCAGGTCGGGACGGCGGTCGGCCTCCTCCTCGAACCCATCTGTCCCGGGAAGGCCGAGACGCTCTGGACCCAGTTGGATATCGACGTGGACGTTCACACCGCCGATACCGACGCGGTCCACACCGAGCCGGGCGCGTTCAACGAGCCCGACGAACTGTTTGAGAAGGTCGCCGACGAGCGTGTCGAGGAACTCGACGAGGCGCTCGCGACGAAGATTGCGGCCGCGACGGGCGGTGCGGACGAGGACGAGGGAGAGGATGAGGAAGCCGATCCGGAGGAATCCGACATGAGTGAGAGCGACACCGACATCGACATGGACATCGAACCGCTGGCCGAGGACCGCATCGACTTCGACACCTTCGAGAGCGTCGACATCCGCGTCGGCCGCATCGAATCCGCCGAGGGCATCGAGGGCGCAGACAAACTGGCAAAGCTGGAGGTCGACATCGGCGCCGAGACCCGCCAAATCGTCGCGGGCATCAAACAGCTCCACGACCTCGACTCGCTCGTCGGCGAGAAGGTGGTCGTGCTCGCCAATCTGGAGAAAGCAGAGCTGTTCGGCGTCGAGTCCAACGGGATGGTACTCGCCGCTGGTGATGACGCGGACCTGCTGACAACGCACGGAGATGCCCTCCCCGGGACGAAGGTGCGATAA
- a CDS encoding Proline dehydrogenase (KEGG: hbo:Hbor_28400 L-proline dehydrogenase~PFAM: Proline dehydrogenase) encodes MIPPIASKFVAGESPASALEHAAAQNRDGVKVILNLLGEHYDDPANAAADTKAYRSLVRDIAASDLDACISVKPSQIGLHIGDGEFRSNYRSIVEVADEEGVFVWCDMEDADTTDITLDTFEELAHEFEGGIGQCVQSNLKRTNDDLERLADVPGKIRLVKGAYDESPDISYKQKSKVNEVYRADLETLFDSYEGEIAVGSHDPEMIEYAEELSSEYDRPFEVQMLMGVREDAQRDLAAEGREVWQYAPYGDKWLSYFYRRIRERKENVLFAARAVLGI; translated from the coding sequence GTGATACCCCCGATCGCCAGCAAATTCGTGGCGGGTGAGTCGCCGGCATCGGCGCTCGAACACGCCGCGGCCCAGAACCGTGACGGCGTGAAGGTCATCCTCAACCTCCTGGGTGAGCATTATGACGACCCCGCGAACGCGGCGGCGGACACGAAGGCCTACCGCTCGCTGGTCCGTGATATCGCCGCCAGTGACCTCGACGCCTGTATCTCGGTCAAACCCTCACAGATCGGGCTCCACATCGGCGACGGCGAGTTCCGCTCGAACTACCGCTCCATCGTCGAGGTTGCCGATGAGGAAGGGGTGTTCGTCTGGTGTGACATGGAGGACGCCGACACCACCGACATCACCCTGGACACGTTCGAGGAGTTGGCCCACGAGTTCGAGGGCGGCATCGGCCAGTGTGTCCAGTCGAACCTCAAGCGGACCAACGATGACCTCGAGCGACTCGCCGACGTGCCTGGGAAGATCCGTTTAGTGAAGGGGGCCTACGACGAGTCGCCCGATATCTCCTACAAGCAGAAATCGAAGGTTAACGAGGTCTACCGCGCCGACCTGGAGACGCTGTTCGACTCCTACGAGGGTGAGATTGCGGTCGGCAGCCACGACCCTGAGATGATCGAGTACGCCGAGGAGTTGAGTAGCGAGTACGACCGGCCCTTCGAGGTCCAGATGCTGATGGGCGTGCGTGAGGACGCACAACGCGACCTCGCCGCAGAAGGTCGTGAAGTCTGGCAGTACGCACCCTACGGCGACAAGTGGCTCTCGTACTTCTACCGCCGGATTCGCGAGCGCAAGGAGAACGTGCTGTTCGCGGCCCGCGCAGTCTTGGGTATCTGA
- a CDS encoding ERCC4 domain protein (KEGG: hbo:Hbor_02260 ERCC4-like helicase~PFAM: ERCC4 domain; DNA/RNA helicase, C-terminal; DNA/RNA helicase, DEAD/DEAH box type, N-terminal; Helix-hairpin-helix motif~SMART: DEAD-like helicase, N-terminal; DNA/RNA helicase, C-terminal; Helix-hairpin-helix DNA-binding motif, class 1) codes for MATTDDVARIDHPLLTPGFLERRLYQLQLAGTAQEADTLVCLPTGLGKTTVSLLVTAERLQSVGGNALLLAPTKPLVQQHAEFYREALQIPDEEIVVFTGEVSPEDRAALWDSATIVIATPQVVENDLVGNRISLADVTHITFDECHRATGDYAYVYIAERYHADAADPLVTGMSASPGGDEEEILEVCENLGLNEVEVMTEDDADVAEFTYDTEVQWERVDLPDEILEIRDLINEVITDRLEDLKELGVTKATSPDLSQKKLNGMRAELQKLINNDQSEGYQGMSTHAEIMKLRRAVELVETQSVESVRRYFERQREDARSSGASKASQRMVSDPRVRRAMRKAESFDGLHPKFSQARILLAQTLGIGDGERVILFTESRDTAEALTEFLGQSFETRKFVGQGDKQGSDGMTQTQQQERLDAFRDGEFEVLVSTSVAEEGLDVPEVDLVLFYEPVPTAIRSIQRKGRTGRQTAGKVVVLLANDTRDEAFFWISRRREQEMEDELRKLKGTAEEVEEELDDSQQSLGDFGGASDDGEDKAERLGPGLTDFSAAAESSGDEGDGIVATAASDNDADQVEIVVDQRELDSPIAKALSRREGVETRLETLAVGDYVLSDRVAVERKSVSDFLDTLTGGDRSMFEQVGDLARAYARPVVILEGKSLYDERNIHPNAIRGALSSLAIDFDASVLRTEDEDDTADLLEVLATREQETSDRTVSVHGEKSGKTLAEQQEYVVGSVADIGPVTARALLEEFGTVEAVMTARMDDLLEVPGVGEVTADRLRKVVGSEYE; via the coding sequence ATGGCGACCACCGACGACGTCGCCCGCATCGACCACCCCCTGTTGACCCCGGGGTTTCTGGAGCGCCGCCTCTACCAGCTCCAGCTTGCGGGCACTGCCCAAGAGGCAGACACCCTCGTCTGTCTGCCGACGGGTCTGGGCAAGACAACGGTTTCGCTCCTCGTGACCGCCGAGCGTCTCCAGAGCGTCGGCGGGAACGCCCTCCTCCTCGCGCCGACCAAACCACTCGTCCAGCAGCACGCGGAGTTCTACCGCGAGGCCCTCCAGATTCCCGACGAGGAGATTGTCGTGTTCACCGGCGAGGTGAGCCCCGAGGACCGCGCGGCACTCTGGGACTCGGCCACCATCGTCATCGCGACGCCGCAGGTCGTCGAGAACGACCTGGTCGGCAACCGCATCTCGCTGGCAGACGTGACACACATCACCTTCGACGAGTGCCACCGCGCGACTGGTGACTACGCCTACGTCTACATCGCCGAGCGCTACCACGCCGATGCTGCAGACCCGCTAGTGACAGGGATGTCGGCGTCACCGGGCGGCGACGAGGAGGAGATTCTCGAGGTCTGTGAGAATCTCGGCCTGAACGAGGTGGAGGTGATGACCGAGGACGACGCCGACGTGGCTGAGTTCACCTACGACACCGAGGTGCAGTGGGAGCGGGTCGACCTGCCCGACGAAATCCTCGAAATTCGGGATCTGATAAACGAGGTCATCACCGACCGGTTGGAGGATCTGAAGGAACTCGGCGTCACCAAAGCCACCAGTCCGGACCTCTCCCAGAAGAAGCTCAACGGGATGCGGGCAGAGCTCCAGAAGCTCATCAACAACGACCAGAGCGAGGGATACCAGGGGATGAGCACCCACGCGGAGATTATGAAGCTCCGCCGCGCCGTCGAACTGGTCGAAACACAGTCCGTCGAATCCGTCCGACGCTACTTCGAGCGCCAGCGCGAAGACGCCCGCTCCTCTGGGGCCTCGAAGGCAAGTCAACGCATGGTCAGCGACCCACGCGTCCGCCGGGCGATGCGCAAGGCCGAATCGTTCGACGGCCTCCACCCGAAGTTCTCACAGGCGCGCATTCTGCTGGCCCAGACCCTGGGCATCGGCGACGGTGAGCGCGTCATTCTCTTCACCGAGTCAAGAGACACCGCCGAGGCCCTCACGGAGTTCCTCGGCCAGAGTTTCGAGACACGAAAGTTCGTCGGGCAGGGCGACAAGCAGGGTTCGGACGGCATGACCCAGACCCAACAACAGGAGCGCCTCGACGCCTTCCGCGACGGCGAGTTCGAGGTGCTGGTCTCGACCTCTGTCGCCGAAGAGGGGCTGGACGTGCCCGAAGTGGATCTGGTGCTGTTCTACGAACCCGTCCCCACGGCGATTCGTTCCATCCAGCGCAAGGGTCGAACCGGTCGTCAGACCGCCGGGAAGGTGGTGGTCCTGCTGGCCAACGACACCCGTGACGAGGCGTTCTTCTGGATCTCCCGCCGCCGGGAACAGGAGATGGAGGATGAACTCCGGAAACTGAAAGGCACCGCCGAAGAGGTCGAGGAGGAACTCGATGACTCCCAGCAGTCACTCGGAGATTTCGGCGGAGCGAGCGACGATGGCGAGGACAAAGCGGAACGCCTCGGTCCCGGTTTGACTGATTTCTCAGCGGCGGCCGAGTCGAGTGGCGACGAGGGAGACGGCATCGTCGCGACTGCTGCCTCAGACAACGACGCTGACCAGGTCGAAATCGTCGTCGACCAGCGCGAACTCGACTCGCCCATCGCGAAAGCGCTCTCCCGTCGAGAGGGCGTCGAGACCCGGCTGGAGACCCTCGCCGTCGGTGACTACGTGCTTTCCGACCGCGTGGCCGTCGAGCGCAAATCCGTCTCGGATTTCCTCGACACCCTGACCGGGGGTGACCGCTCGATGTTCGAGCAGGTGGGTGACCTCGCGCGTGCCTACGCCCGGCCCGTGGTGATTCTGGAGGGCAAGAGTCTCTACGACGAGCGCAACATCCACCCCAACGCCATCCGGGGCGCGCTCTCTTCGCTGGCAATCGACTTCGACGCGAGTGTCCTCCGGACTGAGGACGAGGACGACACCGCAGATCTGCTGGAAGTCCTCGCGACCCGCGAACAGGAGACCAGCGACCGGACGGTTTCGGTCCACGGCGAGAAGTCGGGGAAGACATTGGCTGAACAGCAGGAGTACGTCGTGGGCTCCGTCGCCGACATCGGGCCCGTGACCGCACGCGCGCTGTTGGAGGAGTTCGGGACGGTGGAAGCAGTGATGACCGCCAGAATGGACGACCTGCTGGAGGTGCCTGGGGTGGGAGAAGTGACCGCCGACCGGCTGCGGAAGGTCGTCGGCAGCGAGTACGAGTGA